The Leptospiraceae bacterium genome includes a region encoding these proteins:
- a CDS encoding 2-C-methyl-D-erythritol 2,4-cyclodiphosphate synthase produces the protein MPPKYRVGNGIDFHRLAIDPSRPLILGGYIIENELSLVGHSDADIVLHALSDAILGALGLGDIGQYFPDTDQSLKNIDSAIILKKCLQLMTESGYRLLNVDNTIIGEKPKIAPHRLQIINSLSLLLEIPSDQISVKATTTEKMGALGRSEGLAVFSSVMLEFTSN, from the coding sequence ATGCCCCCGAAGTATAGAGTTGGAAACGGAATTGATTTTCATAGATTAGCGATAGACCCTTCGCGTCCACTTATTCTTGGCGGTTATATAATTGAGAATGAATTGTCGTTAGTTGGTCATTCTGATGCAGACATCGTTTTACACGCGTTATCCGATGCAATACTGGGAGCTCTTGGACTTGGAGATATTGGTCAATATTTTCCTGATACAGATCAATCCTTGAAAAATATAGACTCTGCCATTATTCTCAAAAAATGTTTGCAGTTGATGACCGAAAGCGGCTATAGATTGTTAAACGTAGATAATACTATTATTGGCGAAAAACCAAAAATTGCCCCTCATCGTTTGCAAATCATAAATTCCCTCTCTCTACTATTGGAGATTCCTTCCGATCAAATTTCTGTAAAAGCTACGACTACTGAAAAAATGGGTGCCCTAGGTCGTTCGGAAGGTTTGGCTGTTTTTTCTTCGGTTATGTTAGAATTTACAAGTAATTAG
- a CDS encoding peptide chain release factor 3, translated as MALSLKEETARRRTFAIIAHPDAGKTTLTEKLLLYGGAIQLAGAVKARKDKKSATSDWMAMEKERGISITSAALQFEYKDFVLNLLDTPGHEDFSEDTYRTLIAADTAVMVLDAGKGVETQTRKLFKVCRDRGIPIITFINKMDRPTKNLFALLDEIEEVLGITAVPVVWPIGTGPDFKGVYNREQKQVNLFQKTPGGAYQAPVQLSGINDISLEEQIDSDILKQFRDEIDLIENGISPFDENDFLKGVITPVFFGSAVNNFGIQLFLDNFLNLAPPPVHIALREGGELDPINSPFSCFVFKVQANMNKVHRDRIAFVRICSGKFERGTTVNHDRLDKPIKLASSFAFFGQDRNTIDVAYPGDIIGLVNPGTYKIGDILASGPIPKLKPLPVFAPEMFATVSCPDSMSLKSFKKGIEQLSEEGILHLFTSRTIGSGYPIIGALGNLQFEVFQRRLLDEYNSKSSITPLPYATCRWVKKEDMPRMPSSTNQIFDRDGRMAVLFESDWELNYFLKNNSDIELLDAPEV; from the coding sequence ATGGCACTCAGTTTAAAAGAAGAAACTGCACGAAGACGAACGTTCGCGATAATCGCACATCCAGACGCAGGAAAAACAACACTAACAGAAAAATTACTTCTTTACGGTGGAGCAATTCAACTAGCTGGAGCGGTAAAAGCTCGAAAAGATAAAAAGTCAGCCACCTCCGATTGGATGGCTATGGAGAAGGAACGAGGTATATCGATTACTTCTGCAGCACTTCAATTTGAGTATAAAGATTTTGTATTAAATTTATTAGATACTCCAGGTCACGAAGATTTTTCGGAAGATACTTACCGCACTCTGATTGCTGCGGATACTGCTGTTATGGTGCTCGATGCTGGTAAAGGTGTCGAAACACAAACACGGAAACTATTTAAAGTTTGCCGCGATCGAGGAATTCCAATTATCACATTTATAAATAAAATGGATAGACCCACGAAAAACTTATTTGCGCTTTTAGATGAAATTGAAGAAGTCCTCGGAATTACTGCTGTACCGGTTGTTTGGCCGATTGGAACGGGACCGGATTTTAAAGGTGTATATAATCGGGAACAAAAACAAGTTAACTTATTTCAAAAAACCCCCGGTGGTGCCTATCAAGCTCCTGTTCAATTGAGTGGGATAAATGATATTAGCCTTGAGGAACAAATTGATTCTGATATTTTAAAACAATTTCGAGATGAAATTGATCTGATTGAAAACGGTATTTCCCCATTTGATGAGAATGATTTTTTAAAAGGAGTTATTACACCTGTATTCTTTGGATCTGCAGTTAATAATTTTGGGATTCAATTATTTTTAGATAATTTTTTAAATCTTGCTCCTCCGCCTGTTCACATTGCTCTGCGTGAAGGAGGCGAATTAGATCCAATCAATTCTCCTTTTAGTTGTTTTGTTTTTAAAGTACAGGCTAATATGAATAAAGTGCATCGAGATCGAATTGCATTTGTTCGTATTTGTTCTGGGAAATTTGAGCGGGGAACAACTGTTAACCATGATCGCCTTGATAAACCAATTAAACTAGCTTCTTCCTTTGCATTCTTTGGACAAGATCGAAATACAATTGATGTAGCTTATCCGGGTGATATTATAGGTCTAGTTAATCCAGGAACATATAAAATCGGAGATATTCTGGCTTCGGGACCAATTCCTAAGTTAAAACCACTTCCAGTGTTTGCTCCAGAAATGTTTGCAACTGTTTCTTGTCCAGACAGTATGTCACTAAAGAGTTTTAAAAAAGGGATTGAACAATTGTCCGAAGAGGGGATATTACATCTATTTACCTCTCGTACTATTGGTAGCGGTTACCCTATTATTGGCGCTCTAGGAAATTTACAATTTGAAGTTTTCCAAAGACGACTTCTCGATGAATATAATTCCAAAAGTAGTATAACTCCCCTTCCGTATGCTACATGTCGCTGGGTGAAAAAGGAAGATATGCCTAGGATGCCAAGTTCGACCAATCAAATTTTTGATAGAGATGGAAGAATGGCTGTTTTATTTGAATCTGATTGGGAACTGAATTATTTTCTTAAAAATAATTCCGATATCGAGCTATTAGATGCCCCCGAAGTATAG
- a CDS encoding DUF1564 family protein: MITLQNSQTFNIHNIREKEKSVSTLLIPSHLLISLNQKRNEHGKKLSTYLRNLLSLYRTFTHSGMMPPPCKMKTEYQEEGLNLKRVCFRPNNADWLELGELALAFGKSRCWVFIFLLELDLSGFTEMLYESELDNAVPTKLELRLQVSWILERFDQSFERSYYVRI; this comes from the coding sequence ATGATAACACTTCAAAATTCTCAAACATTTAATATCCATAATATTAGAGAAAAAGAAAAATCTGTCTCAACTCTACTTATCCCCTCTCACCTGCTAATTAGCCTCAACCAAAAAAGAAATGAACACGGCAAAAAACTTTCTACTTACCTAAGAAATCTTCTCTCACTCTACCGAACGTTTACTCATTCTGGAATGATGCCCCCTCCCTGTAAAATGAAAACCGAATACCAAGAAGAAGGCCTTAACCTTAAAAGAGTATGCTTTCGCCCGAATAACGCAGACTGGTTAGAACTTGGTGAACTTGCTCTCGCATTTGGAAAATCTCGCTGTTGGGTTTTTATCTTCTTGTTAGAGTTGGACCTCTCTGGATTTACGGAAATGTTATACGAATCAGAACTAGATAACGCAGTTCCTACAAAATTAGAGTTACGTTTACAGGTCTCGTGGATTTTGGAACGGTTTGATCAAAGTTTTGAGCGAAGTTATTATGTAAGAATTTAG